Genomic segment of Neofelis nebulosa isolate mNeoNeb1 chromosome 17, mNeoNeb1.pri, whole genome shotgun sequence:
GAATTAGGATATCCGTTAGACAGATAgggagctgaggcccagagacagaggcaaaggcaagagaaatgcatccagaaagaaacaaacaggacagggaaagagagagggataccAAGAAAGGGATGTCAGAGAGAGACCAATAATCAGAAAAagtcagagacacagacagcaacAGACTCAGGCCTGAGGCCGAGACGACCACTGGGTGCAGGCGCCCACCTGGGGAAGGGTGTACCCTCGGAAGCAGGTGGTCCTCGTGAGGGCGTGGGGCATTCCCATGGGCACCAGAGCCAGCAGCCGTTGCGCCTCATGCAAAACTGCGTCCGTGTAGGGGAGGCGGGCTCGGTCCCCCAGGCCTGGCGCCCGGCCAGCCCCCAGCTCCCGGGTCAGCTCCTCCCGGACACGCTCTGCACCCAGGAAGAGGAAGGCTGGAGTCAGAGGTGGGGTGGGCCCCGCGATCCTACCCTTGGAAGCCCCATCTTCTCAAAGTGGCGGTGGTTGGGGTGAGGctggtgggcagggaggaggttCCCAGATCGCACTGAGCCAGAGTCCCCATGACCTATGTGCTGAGCACAGGGTCTCTCCTCTCAATTCCCACAGCAATGCTGCGAGGTGGGATACCATTATCCATCCGCATTTcccacatgagaaaactgaggcccagattgCTAAAGTCACAGCGGACTCCATTCCGCTGAGGCCACCTTCCAGGTCAGCCCACCCCACTGGCTTGAGGGCATTTGATGCAGCTGCCTGACTCCAAAATGCTGGGCTTTCCCAGAGCTCAcacccccagctctgcctctcagCCAGTCAGTCATCTTTCGCTTCTTGCTTGTGCCCTAATgaccttagtttttgttttaagtaatttctacacccaacatggggctcaaactcactaccctgagatcaagacctgacttgagaccaagagttggttgtttaatcgactgagccacccaggcgcccctcccttcccctttttaagtgaactctatgcccaacatgctacttgaactcaggaccctgagatcaaggatCCTGTTAAGTCCTGACCCGGATGTCTTGTGGCCTCGTGGATGCCTCCCGCCAGGTGGCCCCAGGTCCCTTACACTTGTCCTAAACTGGCCTCAGCATCTCCCCTGAAACAGCTCCTCGTTCCTTCTGTCCCCATCTCAGGGTGCCTCCATGGCCCTCTGGTCCCGAAATCCCCTGGGCCTCCCGTGTCATTCTCTACCTGCTCACCCAgcccctcttctccccccacaGCTTGGCCCAGGCCTGTCCTCTCCTGCCCAGGTCCCTATCCCATCCTCTTCCCTGGGCTCCCGGCATCTTCTTTCACCCGGAAAGATTTTTTGTAAAAGGCTAGTTGaaccctgccctcctctgctcagcaTCCTTCTGTGGTTCCCCATTGCTCAGGATCAGGCATACAAGGCCCCCTGCCTCACCTCTCATTTCACTACGCTTCACACATCAACCTGCAGCCCCCACCGCCCCCAAGTTCTCGCTCGTCAGACACCCCCAATGCCGGGTTCATTCTCGCCACCAGGCTCCAGCTCGTTCTCCTGAACATTCTTCCTCTTGAGCCCTCACTTCCGTTCCCAGGGCTGGCTGGTCCAAAGGCTCCTACCTTGGACCTGAGGGTATTTCAGCAGAAGCAAGAGGGCGTAGCGGACCGTGGTGCTGACCGTGACCGTCCCGGCAAACAGCAGATAAATGACTGTCATCAACAAGTTCTTGTCAGTCCATTCTGTGTTTGGGTCTTGCTCTTCCTGGAAGAAACCAGGCAGAAGGGCTCAGAGAACTCAGGCTGTGGGGAGCAGAGGCCCAGCACAGCCACGCCTGGGGCTGCAACACAGCAAGTTGAAGCtttgtcgggggcgggggggggggggttgtataAATGTTTGGGCAAGTTGGGAAGTGGACTCTTGATATTAATTTTCTTTGGTTggaatgtttttgaaaatgaaagagcATGGccactataaaaaacaaacaaacagaaaatggcacgtggtgaggatgtggagaaaccggaaccCTGTCACCCTCAGTGGGGACGTCAGATGGCGCAGCTATGGGCAATGGTATGAGGTTCCTTAAGCAATTAAAATagaaggggcgcttgggtggctcagtctgttgagtgcccaactttggctcaggtcacgatctcacagttggtgaggttcaagccccgcgtcagacttgGTGCAGACAGCTagtaggagcctggagcctgcttcggattctgtgtctccttctctctctccccttccccctcttgtgctcctccccccaaataaacaaacattaaaaaaatttctttttaatgaaaatagaattatggTATGATCTAGCATTTCCACTTCTGGGCAGGGAACCCAACAAATGGAAAGCAAGATCTTGAAGAGGTATTTGTTCATAGCAACGTGATTCATAACAGACCAAAGgaggaagcagctcaagtgtccactgacagatgaatggatgagccCAGTGTGGTCTATCCATGCGGTGGAATAAggactcagccttaaaaaggcttaaaaaggaaggaaatgctgttacaggctacaacatggatgaaccttgaggatatcACGCTAAGCGAGATAAGCCAATCGCAAAAGGACAAACCACTTACATGAGGTCCCTAGAACATgcaaactcatagagacagaatgGAGAAAGGtggttgctgggggctgggagggggctggggagtccTTAACCAAGTAGAGAGTTTCTGTTtgataagatgaaaaaaaagttctggagattttctGCACGACAATGTGGATATATTAACACTACTGGACttgacacttaaaaatggtcaaggtagggggcacctggctcgTGGTGGgaggagcatgtgattcttgaccCAGaggttgtaaattcgagccctacgttagatgtagagattatttaaaaataaaatctttggggcgcctgggtggcgcagtcggttaagcgcccgacttcagccaggtcacgatctcgcggtccgtgagttcgagccccgcgtcaggctctgggctgatggctcagagcctggagcctgtttccgcttctgtgtctccctctgtctctgcccctcccccgttcatgctctgtctctctctgtcccaaaaataaattaaaaaaacgttgaaaaaaaataaataaataaaataaaatctttttttttttttttaatatttacttatttattttgagagagagggagggagagggagtgcgcggggcacagggagagacagaatcccaagcaggctccacactgtgagcgcagagcctgacgtggggcttgattccatgaccttgagatcgtgacctgagccgaaatcaagagtcagacgcttaaccgactgagccacccaggtgcctcctagaaataaaatctttaccaaaaaaaatggttaaggtggtaaattttatgtgcgCTTTACCACGATttcaaaaattttgtttcatttagaaaatgaaagtagAAGGAAATGGGGTACGAGGTTAAGAAAAATGTTCTGTCTCTCCATGAACAGGGTGGCTGCATTTATTCCAAGGATGTGGCCCTGAATGTCTTCCACAATTCCAAAGTTTGGATAATTCAAAAGTAGTTATTTCCATAGGCTTAACCTTCATTGCAATTTCCTTGTAATAATATATTGTTCTTATTGAATGAAGGAAGTGGACTTTATTCCTGTAATTTGGTATCACAGGTCTCATAATCAAGTGATTTTACTTGACATGTCTTGGGGTGGGGTACAGTGGGATACTGTACAGGTGGGGCCTGCACAGGGggctaaggtcagagagagagagggagaaagggagagggagagagagagggaggcctgaCAGATTCCAGCTATACCAGAGTGGGCCCCAGCCTGGCCGCCAGCCCCATTCAGGAGGCCCCCCAACCCTGaccttcccccacctctgccaTCTTTAGCAGGAAGGCATCCACAACGTCGCACGCGGGCCCGGAGGTGTCCGGGCTCCCCTTGTGTCGCTGCACCTGCTGGATGGCAAAGGTGGCCAGGATGCTCAAGTGACCAAGGAGTTGTGTGTGGGGGCCCGGCAGGTGCTGCAGGAGCTGGGAGAACATCTCGTAGGCCTGCGAGGGGCGGGGGAGAAGGACAGCTATTTCCATGGGGCCTGGCCCTGCACCAGCATGGAGGGGTGCTCTGGGGGTTACCTGGGAAAGGTAGGCAGGAACCTTTGGGGAAGAAGAGGGGTCCCACCCACGTACCTGGCCCCATGGGGAACTGATCCCCAGCACGGCGCCACCAGCTGCCCGGACCACGGTCTGGAACTCCTCATCCTCATAGGGGAAGCGGAGGCCGAAGGTAAGGGAGCAGATGATGTTGGAGGTGGCCTGGGCCAGCAGCAGGGAGGGGTCAAATGGCTGTcctgaggaggagggggcagggaggagggctgtGACGGACAGGGGGCCAGACTTGACCGGAGGGAGAcaggcatagagagagacagacagggggatgaaagacagatgaagaaacagaaggggaaagagacagacagagagacagggagagacggagaaagagacagggaaagagagaccaGGAAAGACTGAGTGAGAAAGATggatagggagagagacagagaaagacagacttataggagagagaaacagaaaaatcgagaaagaaaagaagcactAAGAGTGATGTGGCAGCACCAGGGGCACTGAGACCCCTGGAGAGAcatgaggacagagacagaaggtggAGGAGGCGCTCCAGGAGGCGAACAGAGCCCTCAGCCCAGCGCCAGAGGGAAGGTCCTCCCCACCCTCGGGCACACCATAGGGCACCCCAGGCTCACCCCACCCTGCTGACCTTCTGTCCCCTGGAATGCCTCCACCAGACACCGGGCCTCCGCCTGGATCAGCTCCTCGCCTTCTCGCTTCCCCATGCCCAGGTCCCGCAGCGCGAGTGTGGTGAACCTCTTCAGCTGCCTCCATCGCTCCCCATTGGAGAAGAAAACCCCTGCACAGAAGGCTGGACTCAAGGAGGGactggccccctcccccccaacccccaggactGCTCCCTTCCTCCCAATGACGTGCCCAAGGGGGACTCGGAAGGTCCTGTCCCGAGTCCGTTATCAGCCTGGCCCAGGGGACTGGCAGGGGACTccagtaagtactcagtaaatgccTAACCTTGGGTCAGAGGGTGACATTCTCCTGAGAAGCCGGTCACTCATGTTCTGTGAGGAACCAGGATGAGTGAGGACTTCTTCcttgcatttatctttttattcctcttttcacgtcccccctcccctggagtccttttatctctctttcctcttcctccttccttcccaacaTTTACGGAGTACCATGGGGTCCCCTGCCCCACGTCATTTGGAAGCTGGAAACTGAAGCAGGAGGGAGGAACATGGAACTGACTCTTCCTCCTTCAGCTAAGGGTCTGCATTAGATAAAAACCTTGCCTTCTCTGAATTCAGCATCTCACCTGTGCAGTGCTGGCCCCTAGTGGCCTTCTGGGTGTCCCAAACTGGCCTCCGCACCTCTCCTCCTTCTCATTTCAGCCCACCAttccccggccccggcccctgtCCAGAGCCCTGGAAACCTCTCCCAGccacccccctccctttcccacGGCCTCAGCTCCAGCCCAGCAGAgtcccctccctgggctcctACAAAGCAACCCGAGGATCTTTCTAGCTCTGACCATACTCCATCCCTACTTCCATCTACAGCTCCcagaaaaacccaaaaccaagCGCTCTGGTGTGACTCAGGCCCTGCATGACCCACTTCTCCAGCTTTCTTACTCATCCTGCTGCAATTGAACTGGGCTTCTCTTGCTTCCTCAGTGCTGTCAGGATCCCCCCTCTAGGCttcgccccccccgcccccccctccccgtctgGATCACTCACTCTCCATTCTCGCTGAACTAATTCCATTCCTCCTTCAGGTCTCATTGCAATTGTCCCCTACTCtgagaagccttccttgattcCTCCcggtctccctcccttcccccttccagtATAGTTCCCTTGTGTCCTGCTGTCAGAGCTGAAGGCAGGTTGCAGAATTCCATTCTCTCCCTCCAGTCTCATGACAAGCCCACCTCTCCTACAGTAAGACAGGATGCCACATCTGTCTTGGACATCTCTGTGTCCCCAGTACCCACTATAGGGCCAGGCATGATAGAGATTTGTCAAtttaatgagtgaatggatgCTTCTTCTCTCACCTCCCATGCTTTCCTACATGCTAGTCTCTGCTTGGAATGCCCTTCCCACTCATCCTAGGAGTCTGAGCTCAGACAACCCGTCTTTCAAGACTCCCTGGACATCTCCCACCAAACAGGCTGGGTCAGGTGCCTCTTCAGGTTCCAGAAGTCCCAGGGCTTCCTCTGTCCTGGCCCTGgcttctctgccttccccatccTAGGCCTGACCTCTCTGGCCTGTCACTACCTGGGTCTTTCTCCCCAGTGGCTAACAAGCTCTAGGTCACTGCTGTGTCCCGATAGTGCCCAACACCAGGCTCCTACTTCCAGGCTTAGCagagaataatttttataacatgAAGTGTTCCCACccattcccagtgcctagaaagCTCTCCTGGTCTCTCCCAGCCCTGGGGGCTTGACCTGGAGCAGTGATGCCATCGCTACACCCTGGCCCAGGGCTCATTCAATCCTCAGCAGGACCTCAGCAAGTGCTATTATCACCCCATGTCATGGATGAGGAAACACAGGCTCAGGGACACTAAGTCACGCACAAAAAATCATACCAGTTAAGTGGTAGCAGGCTCTAAGGGAAGGAGCCAGGGGTCTCCAGCCCTGCTCATGACTCACCATGGCCTTCGAAAGTCCCGTCCAGCGTTGCCAGCATCCCCCGCCCACTGAACTCCTCAGCCTGACCTCCCAGGGCCTCCTGGACAGCTTCGTGCCCAACCAGGACCACCACGCGCCGCCAGGGACCCAGGTACACGGTGAACACTGGTCCATACTTCTTACTTAGCTGGGggtagggaaggagaaggggcaggTGCTGAGGGACAGGCTATGGCCTCTTTCAGTTTAGATGTCCCCATCACAGCCCCATCACTGAATGAAGCACCTAGGAGgaaccccctcccctccagatGGAAATAGCCCCCTTGGGAGACTCAGTTCTctttctgcatcaggctctcaggCCCCCTCCCCATAGAGTCCTCAACTCCTTATTTCCTACAGAGACCCCGGTTCAGACCCGGGGACAACCCAGAACCACCCCTACCTCCCAACTCAGACATATGACAGCAAAAATGGGCAGCTGAGACTCTGACCTCTCCTGATTGCTCAGTTCTTCCCCTACCCCCAAACTAGCCACCCTTTTCAATCACTGCTAAACCCTCAGATTTTGGAGCAGACACTGCTGGGCACCTGCCAAATCTTTCCCcaagacccccctccccctccccatgttCTGGAGTCCCCCAGACTCCTTTTGAATGGGGAACCTCTGGCCTTCTTTCTTGCCCTCTTTCCCTGCTGTTCTGGAGACTTCCAGGTCCCTCCTAGCTGAGTCCCATGCAAACAGCACTCCCACGCCCCTATTCTCTGCAGACAAATACCTGGAACTCTCCAGCCAAACCTCCCCTTCCCGCCAGCGACcgctccccttttcttttctgcccctccccagctaccTCTCCCCCCTGGGACAGGCTTCCCTTCATCAGCTTCTCTGCTGCTAGAGggctctctcccagtctctggcTTTAATCCCCTGCTTCTAGCACCTTCCCAGGATTCTGTGGACCCCTCTGCCACTGGATcctgctcccctgctctcatCCTCTCTAGGATTCTGCTCCTCCTAGCCCTGGCCCCACACCCCAGGGTCCTCTCACCCCAGCGCCCTCTTCCACCCTTCTCAGCTCCggagccctgccccaccccagaacGCCCATAACCCCTTCGCCCTTGCACCCTTCGCCTGCCTCCTCTAGGATACCCAAGGGCCTGTCTGTTCTGGCActccgctttctctctctcctggggccccctccctctcttggccCCGGACCCCCGCCCCAACCAGGGCGTCCCCGCCGCCCCTCACCCGCAAGAGCCCCAAGTACAGCGCCCCGGGCCGGAGCTGCAGGAGGTTCCCCAGCAGCGGCAGCGGCATGGGCCCCGGGGGCAGGTGGCCCGGGGTCCGGGGCAGCGCCAGCGTCAGCACcaagagcagcagcagcaccagcagcAGCGTCCCGGTGCTGGCCGCCTCCATCTCGGCGGGTTGGCTCCTTCTCCTGGTTCCCAGACACTCCACGCGGCTGGGCCAGCTAGGGGCGGGAGCCGGGCGGCTCCTCGCGGTCGAAATCCGGCGGCGAGGGGCGGGgcagccagcccctccccctaCCTACGGGCAGGATTCTCTCCCCGCCGCCGGATTTCTTTCTTCGAGACCCCTGCGGCCGCCGGGTGTGTGGGGACACGCTCTCGAACGGGTATCTACCAGGTCACCTAGGTTCGGGGGGCGGAGACAGCGCCCGGGGCCCCAGGTAGGGCGTGGGCACACTGGAGGAGCCCGGGAGCCGGAGACTTTGGCTGTCTCCAGGAGGCCACACCCCGTGCCTGAAGAGGTGACCCGCGGCCGCCCTCCCCAGCTTCCACCTCCCTCCTCGAGGCTGTCGGGGTGTGCGTTCGCTTGTGCGTGCGCGCGTCTTTGAGCCGATTTCCTCCAGCATCTTTCTTACATCTTCACGGTGAACTAGGAGGAGGACCTGACCTTTAACAATAAAACATCTGAGGTCCAGGGAGATAAATCGGCTgaccccaggccacacagctaacaagcggcagagctggggtttgaattcCCGGCCATTCAGAAGGATTGACTGACtccatcattcattcacttggtATCGTATAATGGTTAGGGACATGCTATCTGAAGCCAGAGTGCTTGAGTTCACAGcctagcttctctgtgcctctgttaaCTCTTGAAAAATGGGGATCGTTTTAAGGATTAATAAATTCATGTGTAAACAACTTCAAAGAGGTCCAGGTGCGTGTATAACAAGTAtcaaataaatgttagctaataTTCTTTCAACTTAATTGCTATTGAGGTCTAACTGTAAACAAGACTGTTCTAGACCCAGAGATGCAGCTATAAGTAAGAGAGAAGGGTCCTGCCCTCCCTGAGCTTATATTGACATGCAAGTGAAGTCTTAAATTAAGATAATCTCCAGTTGTTCAAGGGTTTGGACCGGAATGAGCTGCTTGAGGAAGACCGTTCCAAAGTCAAGTCCATGCTGCTTGGTTCAAAGCTGTATCCCCTGTGTCTAGAGCAGTGCCTGGAGCACGGGAggttctccataaatatttgttgcatcaAAGATTGCATGTGGGAGATGAGATCAACAGGGAGGTATGCAGGGTCCTAGAAAACTTATCTGCATAGTTTGTCCTGCAAAAGGAAGCAGGTGAAGGGTTTCTGGCATAAGCAGCACTAGTTTGCTTTGCAttttcatgaaacattttattatgaaaactttcAAACATACAGTAGACACCTGCATATTCACCAcctagattccaccaaaaacatTTTAcggatggggttttggagtgatgggggtccagagctgatggccaagaaagaatttttgagacctctttggtgcaaaaaagatgattttatgaaagcaccgggacaggacccgtgggcagaaagagctgcattgggGTTGTGCAGAGTGGCTGGTTACATACTATGGGGCTGAGGAGagaaagtcaagaggaagtttcttaaagggatttccatgtgctaaagaggactcacaggttcctggaggcctagctattgtcaaactaaggttgtttttctGTCTAGCAAAGCatcaagacagtagggagttcctggagattaggctattgataagattgtctttttcttagAATTAGGAAGATATTTATAAACCATTGGATACTCTGGTTCTGTGATCTCTATCTATTCCaccatttattttctgccttttcctttattctttggcTGTCAGGAGAGcttgaggaatatcacacatatcccactttcaggggtgggggcgggggggggtagagggagggaggtatTGTTACTTTGTGCTTTACCCTTTtaccctcagcttgccttatgctccctcatcattactattctttctttgttgtggggcgcctgggtggctcagtcggttaagcgtccgacttcagctcaggtcacgatctcacggtccgtgagttcgagccccgcgtcaagccccgcgtcgggctctgggccgatggctcacagcctggagcctgcttccgattctgtgtctccctctctctctgcccctcccccattcatgatctgtctcaaaaataaataaacgttaaaaaaaattaaaactattcttTCTTTGTTGCTTACCTATTCATCTTGCCCCACCAATCCATCTTATTATGATTTTTTGTGATGCATTTCAGACAGTTGCAGATACTACTACACTTCATTCCTAAACACATCAGCATGCATCATTTGCTAGAGTTCAATATTTGTTTCCAGggcatttccccccaccccaggtaagTTTACATACTATGAAATGTACAAATCTCAAGTGTATTTAAGATGCATTTCATCTGCTTACATCTGTGTAACCCAAACTCCTATCAGGATGGCGAGTTACCATCTTCCCAGAaacctcccccctcctcctccccaatcAGTACCCCCCACCACCCACTGCACTGATCACTACTTTCTCCTAGATTAGTTTTCtcgttgcattttattttattttaattttttttaatgttcatttatttttgagacagagaaagacagagcacaagccaggggggtcagagagagagggagacacagaatcccaagtaggctccaggctccgagctgtcagcacggagcctgacacagggctcaatgcggggcttgaactcactagctgatgttggaggctcaaccggagccacccaggtgcccctctttttgcattttaaaaggatcTTTTGGGCTACCCTCCGGTGAATGAATTGTGGGCGACTGGGgagcagatgaagaaaaagcaaagaacccAAGGCAAGTAAGGTCCAGGTAAGTGATGCCAATGGCTTGAAGCAGGGTGGGCGGCagtggggaaagaaggaaatggataTATTTGGGATGTATGAGGAGGTAGAGCCTGTAGGATTTGCTGACAAATTGGGTGTGACAGCAAAGGAAGGAATCAAGGTCAGCCTGTCAAATGCAAACACTTCTGGTCTTAGCTAAGGAGAGATTTTATGCTAGAAGACTAttacaggagagagaggagattaTATTGCATAAGACAGGAAACAAGACCAGAGTCTGATAACCCAGAAGGATGTGTTCTCTagtgaaacaaattttttttttttctctactcctCGATTTGTTGTCCTCGGCAAGTAGAAAGATGGTGATGCCTGGTACAGGGGCGAGGAAGGGGATGAGGGAACCTGTAGGGACCAGAGGTGGGAAGCAGTTGGAGCAGGTTTTGCAGGGGGTCAGAGAATCGGGAATTCTCATTTGGTGTCATTAAGTTTGGGATAGCTGGTAAGCTGTCCCAGGACTAAAGCTCCTGTGGACAGAAAGGTTAGAGGTTGGATTTGGGACCTCGTGGAACCCTCCAGAACAAGACAAAGGAGGAACATAGAACTGGCACCTCCTTCATGGCAACAAAGTGTAGGCcagcctccccacctctcccttccaGTTTCAGGGCACACCCGTTGGATGTCAGAGGCTAGAATCAAGACTAGAGGACACTGCAGGGAACATTctggccatttttttaaaaatttgtttttaattttaattttttaaaatatttatttttgacagagagagagggcatgagcaggggtgggggcagagagagagggagacacagaatctgaagcaggctcctggctctgagctgtcagcacagagcccgatgctgagcttgaacccatgaacagcgagatcatgacctgagctgaagttggatgcttaaccgactgagccacccaggcacccctatttatattgtattgtattgtattgtattatattgtattgtatttattttaattttttaacgttttatttatttttgagagacagaaagagcgctCAAgagctggcaggggaggggcagcgagggaaaatgagagagagaatcccaagcaggctccagactaccagcatagagcccaacccaagcctgacatgggcccgaactcacaaaaccccgtgatcatgacctgacagGACAtcgagtcagaggcttaactgattgagccagccaggcgcccagaGGTATGCTCTTTTATAGAGGaaggagctggaggtggggggagttgggaaggctgctataaacaaaaagtccattgGAGCAAACTGGGAGATGGAAGtatagtggcttctcattggctggtTTTggctgtctctcattggctgg
This window contains:
- the LOC131499352 gene encoding LOW QUALITY PROTEIN: cytochrome P450 2S1 (The sequence of the model RefSeq protein was modified relative to this genomic sequence to represent the inferred CDS: deleted 1 base in 1 codon); the protein is MEAASTGTLLLVLLLLLVLTLALPRTPGHLPPGPMPLPLLGNLLQLRPGALYLGLLRLSKKYGPVFTVYLGPWRRVVVLVGHEAVQEALGGQAEEFSGRGMLATLDGTFEGHGVFFSNGERWRQLKRFTTLALRDLGMGKREGEELIQAEARCLVEAFQGTEGQPFDPSLLLAQATSNIICSLTFGLRFPYEDEEFQTVVRAAGGAVLGISSPWGQAYEMFSQLLQHLPGPHTQLLGHLSILATFAIQQVQRHKGSPDTSGPACDVVDAFLLKMAEEEQDPNTEWTDKNLLMTVIYLLFAGTVTVSTTVRYALLLLLKYPQVQERVREELTRELGAGRAPGLGDRARLPYTDAVLHEAQRLLALVPMGMPHALTRTTCFRGYTLPQGTEVFPLLGSVLHDPEVFEKPEEFNPDRFLDADGRFQKQEAFLPFSLGKRVCLGEGLARAELFLLFTAILQAFSLESPCPPGTLSLQPAVSGLFNIPPAFQLQVRPTDLHPSCGPDDGGSHGRWWPSHGGGREHTCVSRTASPHHRQPHPHTWSCFLGSVAQILSLHVHRATLTQPTQLPRHATPPPPHFTRPRKGPRVNSATQAFCSHRFSASGVTTMYPDNTPSRTQHNSP